The nucleotide window CAAACTTGTTTCAGCTCTTCCTGTTGAGGAGATTTAGAtgataaagagaaaaagatggaGCTGACCAGTAATTACTTTTATGCCTCTTTTGACAAttgctgccccagggctggaattGGCACAAAgccccctgcccaggcagctgtgggggATTCCTCTCCATTTAATTTCAGTCCCAGCATACCATCTTGGAGGAAATGCTTGAGCTGACATTGTTCTATGTTACTTCCCATGTATGACTTGCCCCCAGCAATCCCAGAAGCTGTggacagctggagctgcaggagtgctggCAAAGGATACAAGGAGCTCATTTCTTCCCCCTCTTCTCCACAGAGTTCTCCTGAACTCTGACTTGAATCTCCTCCCAGCGTGGGTTATTTGCTCCTGCTTTGGTAATATGAAAATCAGAATCTGCAGGCACCTGCTCACTGCCTTTTGCTCCATTTCTGCTGCCAACAAATTAAATACATCCCAGAACAAGGTGTGCCAAGCACAGACACCCCACTGGTCCCTCTGACCTTTCCACAAACAGCATCTGCCCTGAGGATAGGAACAAAGGCCACCATCAGATCTCACCCATCTTATGTGGCCTCCCTCTGCCTTTTGAAACACTTTACTGATGGATTTTTTGATAGGGAGGTCATGGGGTAACCAGCCCTTTCCACAGTCAGTCTTAGCTGCATCTCACTTGTTCTGATTCCAGACACACTTGTGCTAAGGAAATGccaaaattccccaaaagtGCTGTTCCTGTCTCAACACTCAGCCAGGAGGAATTCCTGATGCTCTTTATCTTTCTCTCCCCAGGTGTTGGTGGCCACAGTCGACAATTCCAACCTCCTGCTGCAGATTGACAATGCCAGGCTGACAGCAGATGACTTCAGGACCAAGTAAGAcacatttcctggaaaaaatggAGCAAAGTGTGCAGGAAAGTTTGATGAAATGAGGAGAAAATCCCATCCAAACCCCAGAAAGGCAATGTGGAAGCAAAGCCTTCAAAACAAGGGTGTAATTTACAAAGCAGATGGTTATCTCAGTTTTACAGGCACCCAGGGATTGTGTTGTTTCCATCCAAACCCACTATTTTATTCCTGTTGCTTGTTTAcctctggcacagcctctcctgtGCAGACACCTTGCCCTGTGCCTCACTGTGCCCTTAACTCTGTTCAGCTCCAAAGAGCCCAGGGCCAGCACCAAGGCCTGGTGGTGTCAGGAGCAGGGTGATGCTATAGACTCAGGTGGACAATTTTATCAGTTTTTCCCCACGTTCCTCAGCATTTCCCCCTAGGAAAGTTGTCAGTGGGGCCATGGAGTATTGCCACAACGCCAACAGCAGTGTGGAGGCAGCAAACAGCAAAGGTGCTgagtggcaggagctgtgctgagtgtgtgtgtccccaggttTGAGTCGGAGCAGGCTCTGCGCATGAGCGTGGAGTCCGACATCAACGGCCTGCGCCGCGTCCTGGACGAGCTGACCCTGTCCAGAGCCGACCTGGAGATGCAGATCGAGAACCTGAAGGAGGAGCTGGCTTATCTGAAGAAGAACCACGAGGAGGTGAGCACAGAGTTGGGCTCTCAGAAGGCCACCCTGGGGCCTGAAATTTCAGTTCTGGTCCAGCCTTTAAGGCTATGCTGAGTTCTGAACTGCTGGGCAGGAGTGAGAAGTGCTGGTGAGGCAGCAAGGGGAAACACTCTGgacagcagcacatcctccctGGAGCCTGTGGAACTCCCATTTGCCACTTGCCACACCAGTAATATCCACTGTGGCTGTTAGAGGTTTATTAACAACCCTCACAGCTTCTGGCTGGGCAGGTTTGCTCCCTGAGAAATGAACCAGCTATAGGCTCTGCTTTATTCTCCGGGGCATTAAGTCCAGTGAGGATTTCTCaagaatttgaattattttatttgtggtCATGGAGCAAATACCCCAATTTGCTCCCTTTAGATCAACCCCCAAATGCTCGCTTTCCTGAAGAACTCTGTCTCAAGAGTAACATTTGATATGCTGGTTCTTGGATCGCCTGAAgatgtgtttctgtttttgtgTCAGGAAATGACGGCCCTGCGCGGGCAGGTGGGTGGGGAGATCAGCGTGGAGATGGACGCTGCTCCCGGCATCGACCTCACCAAGATCCTGGCGGAGATGCGGGAGCAGTACGAGAGCCTGGCCGAGAAGAACCGCAGGGACGCCGAGCAGTGGTTCTTCAGCAAGGTGAGGAGCTGGCGgcgagcggcggggccgggcccggggctgaGCCGCTGCCGGGGCTCTGAGCGCAcggctctgcctgcctgcagacGGAGGAGCTGAACCGGGAGGTGGCCATCAACacggagcagctgcagagcgGCAAGACGGAGATCACGGAGCTGCGGCGCACGATCCAGAGCCTGGAGATCGACCTGCAGTCGCAGCTCAGCACGGTACGAGGGCcgggctgctggcagggaggggctgcggggccgAGCCCACCCCGGGCgcccccctgagcccagccccgtGCCCGTCCCGCAGAAAGCGGCTCTGGAGGGCACCCTGGCCGACACCGAGGCGCGCTACGGCACGCAGCTGGcgcagctgcagctgctgatcAGCGGCGTGGAGGAGCAGCTGGCCGAGCTGCGCTGTGACATGGAGCGCCAGAACCACGAGTACAGGGCGCTGCTGGACGTCAAGAGCCGCCTGGAGCAGGAGATCGCCACGTACCGCCGGCTGCTGGAGGGCGAGGACGCGCAGTGCGTGAGGGGCTCCGCTGGGAGCAGATGGGTCATAGCAAAGGATACAAAATGAACCACCTGCATGCCCTGGAGGGTTCTCTCTGCCCATGCCCTGACCCATTCCATGCAATAGGGTCTTCATTTTCAGTCCCACCTGTCCACAGGGTTGtaacagccctgcagcatccttgGGTTCCATCTCCCGTTCTTCCATGTCTGTGatcctgggcagggagcaggtgctgcttgttgcagctgcagtgggtgctgcactgctgtctgaatccctgtgtcacacacccGTCCTCACCAGTTCCTTCCTTCAGTTGGGACACTGCAGTTCTCAGAAGCATTTTAATCATGTGTCAGTACAAAAAGTAAAGCCAGGGTTTAAATAATGATTTTCTTCTGGGAGATTACttactttttcatttctcacCACCTTTTCCTTGTTCTCCTCCCATAGCATGTCTTCCCACTACATCTCGCAGCCTGTGAAAGAAGGTAAGAACAGATCTTGGCTGAAGTTCTGATCATATACAGCTCTCATACCCTCACCCACCTTCTTAGCACAGACTCCTTTTACTTTTCTAATAAAGTTAGTCTTTTATTATATCTCCAAAATTTGAACTGATAAATCAAATTTTACGATATAACAAATTAATATAACAAACATTATGATATACCAAAACACGTCAGAAATTATCCAAACAGACTGAATGTGTACAATTTAGCAGTGGGAATGTGGTGCTATATTGGGTTTCTGATTGTAGTAACAAATTTCTAAGACAAAGATCTTTAAGACACTTCCTCCTTGCTGCCCTGGAAATAACAATTCCTTCTTTCCCCATGGCAGGACCGGTCACCACCCGCCAGATCCGCACCATCTTTGAGGAGGTGCAGGATGGGAAGGTGATCTCCTCCCGGGAGCAGATCACCCAGGCTGCCCACTGAGGCACTGCCTGTTTTGCTGCCAACCTCGCCCAGCACAGCGAAGCAGATCCCAGCTGATGTGTTCTTGCCATATGGATCATCAAAAGCACCTTCTCCCACTATCACCCCCCTCCTTACCCTCTCTCACCcttctctcagctctgtgccacacAAGCAAATCAAATAAAGCTTCTCTTGCAGTCCTGCAAACCAAGGTCTGGTCTCGATGCTCTTGGGCTGTCCCacccctgcagctgtgggacaaAGCTCCTCCCTGGAAGGAGCAACATTCTCCATCCTTGGTACCCCGATGGTGGGGCCTGCACACTCACAGCTCTGTAACTGCTGAGACCTGGGGCCTTCAGGGGAGAGGGTGTGGGGGGGAGTCTAGAAAGGAGCTGATCCCACAGGTGGTGGGAGGTGACATCTGTGAGAATCTCTGCATTTCACAGGTTGGACAAAGTGCTGCTCCCCCACTGCaatgcccagcagcagcagggctgaagcTTTAACCCAGCGAGGCCAAGAAAATTAACAAAGCCCAAGTGATGCAGACAGGACCCTGCAAATGCCAcgccccagctctgctccagcagctgctccccattCTGGATCCCAAACTTTGGGGTGAAACGGtctgaggctgcaggcaggacagggatcCACAGGCTGCTGTCCCTCCAGACAGGCAAACTCAGCTCAGTTGGATTCCAGCTTCCAAAGGCGCCACTGAAGGGTGAAGAAAACAGTGCTGGGAAGAGGAGGGTATGGCCTGTGCAAGCAAAAGGATTAAAATTCTTCTGGGAGCTCTTGTAGCACTCCCCGGCTGCCGGTGGCTGCTCCTGACACAGCAGTTCCCACTGCGTTCCTGGAAAGCCAGTTCAGACACATTCTTGGCTACATTCTGACACTTTTATTACTTTGTAAATTCAACTTCTAACTCAATGAAATGAATCAGAGCAACGCGACTTAGTGAGAGTGAGAGCAGAGCCGCACAGCTTTATGACCCTTCTCCAGAAACCTGTCTGGAATTTAGGAGGAGATAAgagaaaattctttattttcccccaaacaTTGGAATGATGCCTGCAGTGCATcatctgccctgcagccaggttGGCAGGACTCCTCAGTTTTGAGGCCCCCATGGGCTGTGTCCCCCCTGCCCTTTCAGAGCAGACCCCCCTGACCCTCGTGGGGCTGCCCCGAGCACCCCCAGCATCCACCGAGCTGAGGAGACACGGTTCTGGTTTGAAGTTTAATGCTAATGATCAGTGAGCTCATCTGTAGGGTCGGGAGATGGATGATCCACgggtcagcagcagcacaattcCCAGCCCAAGGCacttccagccccagcacctccagggtCCTGCAGACTGCATTCCTCCACTCCCACAGCCTTGAGGAGGGAGCCCGAGCAACCCAGGGACTCTCCCTGGGGGAATTCATGTCCCAGAGCTGGATAAAGACAGGGTTGAATCACTCAAGATCAGATGCCTGAGAAGGGTCGGGACAGACCCAGCTTGCACGGCCACACCCCATTCCAGGTCACCTCTTAGggaccctgctgtccccaagggcGGTGCAGGGACCACCAACACCTCTCGCAGCTCCCCTGAGCCCCTGCCATGCCTTGCCCTTGCAACACCCAGCGCTGGGATGCTGAGGTGCCTTGCTGGAATTCACCCTTGCTTTATATTTTCCTCCTGTAAAAGGCTGGGCACACCTGTGTTCCTATAGAAACAACAAATAACACTTTGCTAATGAAATCCCTGGCTTTAATTACTCCTGCAACTGCACAGTGTGAGGGAGGTGTGGAAAACAGATGTGAATTTTCTCCTCCCTGGAGCATTAATAATTAGCCCTGACCTTAGGAAACCCCACTGAGGAGGGAGATGCAGGGGTGGCTCACactgagaggcagcagcagctcgaGGCAGGTTTCAGAAAGTGGGAATTTAGTCCAGAAAGATGGTTTGACTTCTCAGGCAACACTGAATTCCTCTGACAGAAAAGACCACTTTAGAAACAGACATTAATGTGTGGTTTTCAGCTCCTTTTAGGGAATTTTCTATGACAATTTGATTACAGGGCAAACTTTATAAACATATAAAAAGAGGGAAGTGTTTTTATCCAGGTAGTATATATGTATGCTGATATACAATTTTGGAGCCAGAACTTCACCTCCATTTTCCCCCAGAGTAAGACTGAATCGTATGTTCAAACACCATTTTGCTACCATGAAGCTGCTGTTATGCTGTAGAACTGGAATTctgattttgaaatatattaaaaatgcacaGTGTGCACGTGCTCAGAAACAGAGGCAGGATCTGGTTTAATACTTCAAAGGGTGTGATAGAAACAACATGCAGTCCCTGTGGTTGTGTTCAATGGGAGGTCATGGAAATAACATCCTTGAGTGGTTAATTTAGTTTTCAGTCTTAATTAATGTTCATGATTTGAATTGCTGCCCTGTGGCATTACCAAAGTATCACAGATATTCTGGGCAACTGTGTTTTTACTACATAGCAGTTCAATGGCAAacaaaagatgaaagaaaaggcAATTCCCGATACAGGAAGAGCCGTGAATCACCTGTGTGACACCTACGGCGATGCTGcgacagtgacagtgtgacacCTGGGCCACTCTGAGGGGCTTTGCCCAGGGCAAGGCTGAGTTTGGACTCTCCCAGGGGCTCGGTACCGGTTTTGTCTCTGACATTCCCCTTTCCCCACATCACCGCTGCAATCAGAGAGGACAAACCGCGGCATTGCCCGGGCGAAGGCGAGGAAGCGAAGATGGGGACGAAGCACATTCCTGCGAGTGACACGTCCCGGCCGCCCCCGcgctgctgcagcttttccatccgcacctgggcagcagcagcggcgaGTGGGCGGCCCTggccccgggcccggcgctCACACGACGTGAACACGCTGACTGCAAGAGACAGAGACAGCAGAGACCCTGATCCTCCAGCTCGGACTTGTCTGCATTCAGCGGCAAATGGGAAGACAGGGAACCACTTCTCCATAGCAGCCAACCCCTGATATTCCAAGGAACATCCCACTCCTGTACTGTCTCCA belongs to Oenanthe melanoleuca isolate GR-GAL-2019-014 chromosome 27, OMel1.0, whole genome shotgun sequence and includes:
- the LOC130263981 gene encoding keratin, type I cytoskeletal 14 isoform X2 yields the protein MSTTVRQFSSSTSLKGFGSLGGGSSRLSSARLGAGGYRAPSVHGGSGSYSVSSRVVSGLGSAFGGSYCSSAGGALGGGFGGSYGAGFGAGFGAGFGGGFGGGDGILPAGEKETMQNLNDRLATYLDKVRALEEANTELEVKIREWYKKQAPGPDRDYSPYYRTIEELRNKVLVATVDNSNLLLQIDNARLTADDFRTKFESEQALRMSVESDINGLRRVLDELTLSRADLEMQIENLKEELAYLKKNHEEEMTALRGQVGGEISVEMDAAPGIDLTKILAEMREQYESLAEKNRRDAEQWFFSKTEELNREVAINTEQLQSGKTEITELRRTIQSLEIDLQSQLSTKAALEGTLADTEARYGTQLAQLQLLISGVEEQLAELRCDMERQNHEYRALLDVKSRLEQEIATYRRLLEGEDAHMSSHYISQPVKEGPVTTRQIRTIFEEVQDGKVISSREQITQAAH